The following are encoded together in the Daucus carota subsp. sativus chromosome 5, DH1 v3.0, whole genome shotgun sequence genome:
- the LOC108220915 gene encoding probable WRKY transcription factor 31 yields MAQGSGLSIDPPSSHLLFTCSLSSDHPQDLSLRHRHKLRLEPSIQQLMDCPKGPSTIQFPVNLNCTTADHDHDQDQERDEDRCFKSDEKRPVIDEMDFFASKKDDEDHDHIAETDGDDQKDGLCGPQHFNVNTGLHLLTTNTSSDQSIVDDGVSSSSEERRVKSELAVLHAELERMNSENQRLRDMVDEVTNNYNNLQMHLVTFMQQQQQQKADDNEVEADDDGGNNSKGEKFVRQNSMRNTVPRQFIDLAVGGGSNDETTDQEPSLSSSEGRDPSHSRMSKQKQDDLYRETDSPNHGSPHWGGSNKVSRLNPSKEVDQATEATIRKARVSVRARSEAPMITDGCQWRKYGQKMAKGNPCPRAYYRCTMAAGCPVRKQVQRCAEDRTILITTYEGNHNHPLPPAAMAMASTTSSAARMLLSGSMPSADGIINSNLLARTLLPCSSSMATISASAPFPTVTLDLTQSPNPLQQLQRPQNQFQLPFANPQQSPNSPAALLPQIFTQALYNQSKFSGLQMSSHDTDANQALGFPPMHNQAQPGTMADTVNALTSDPNFTAALAAALSSMFGGTSHANNSTNNNANVTTSTSNNNSN; encoded by the exons ATGGCTCAAGGGAGTGGACTCTCCATTGATCCTCCTTCTTCTCATCTCTTGTTTACTTGTTCCTTATCTTCGGATCATCCACAAGACCTTAGCCTAAGACACCGACACAAGCTGAGGCTTGAACCATCAATACAACAGCTCATGGATTGTCCAAAAGGGCCGAGTACTATACAGTTTCCTGTGAACCTCAACTGCACCACTGCAGACCATGATCATGATCAAGACCAAGAACGCGATGAGGATCGATGTTTTAAGTCTGATGAGAAGCGGCCTGTCATTGATGAGATGGACTTCTTTGCCAGCAAGAAGGATGATGAGGATCATGATCACATAGCTGAGACTGATGGTGATGATCAGAAAGATGGTTTGTGTGGACCTCAACATTTCAATGTGAAT ACTGGTTTGCATCTTCTCACCACAAACACTAGCAGTGATCAGTCAATAGTGGATGATGGAGTTTCTTCCAGCTCTGAAGAGAGGAGAGTCAAAAGTGAG CTAGCGGTGCTTCATGCTGAGTTGGAACGAATGAACTCCGAGAATCAGAGATTGAGGGACATGGTGGATGAGGTGACCAACAATTACAACAATCTTCAGATGCATTTAGTCACATTtatgcagcagcagcagcagcagaaaGCGGATGATAATGAAGTAGAAGCAGATGATGATGGTGGaaataatagcaagggtgagaAATTTGTTAGACAAAATAGCATGCGAAATACGGTGCCTAGACAGTTCATTGATCTGGCAGTAGGAGGGGGGTCTAATGATGAAACAACAGATCAGGAGCCTTCACTTTCTTCGTCAGAAGGCCGTGATCCGTCTCACTCTCGGATGAGTAAACAGAAACAGGATGATTTGTACAGAGAAACGGATAGTCCAAATCATGGGTCTCCACACTGGGGAGGTTCTAATAAAGTCTCTAGATTGAATCCTTCCAAAGAAGTTGACCAGGCCACTGAGGCTACCATTAGAAAAGCCCGAGTCTCGGTCCGGGCTAGATCAGAGGCCCCAATG ATTACTGACGGATGCCAGTGGAGAAAATATGGACAGAAGATGGCTAAAGGAAACCCGTGTCCTCGAGCCTACTATAGGTGCACCATGGCTGCTGGTTGTCCAGTTCGGAAACAG GTGCAAAGGTGCGCAGAAGATAGGACAATCCTGATCACAACATATGAAGGCAATCACAACCATCCTTTACCTCCAGCCGCAATGGCAATGGCTTCAACCACATCATCCGCTGCACGGATGCTCCTCTCTGGATCAATGCCAAGCGCGGATGGCATAATAAACTCAAATTTACTAGCCAGAACTCTCCTTCCTTGTTCCTCAAGCATGGCCACAATCTCCGCTTCAGCACCATTTCCCACTGTTACATTGGACTTGACTCAATCTCCAAACCCCTTGCAACAACTCCAAAGGCCTCAAAATCAATTCCAACTTCCCTTCGCGAATCCACAACAATCACCAAACTCCCCTGCAGCTCTGCTACCGCAGATTTTCACTCAGGCATTGTACAACCAATCAAAATTCTCAGGCCTTCAAATGTCGTCTCACGATACTGATGCTAACCAGGCACTAGGCTTTCCACCAATGCACAACCAAGCGCAACCAGGCACGATGGCTGACACTGTCAATGCATTAACTTCTGATCCGAATTTTACTGCAGCTCTAGCAGCAGCCCTTTCTTCTATGTTCGGTGGCACTTCCCATGCAAACAACAGCACCAACAACAATGCCAATGTCACAACTTCTACCAGCAACAACAATAGTAACTGA
- the LOC108223471 gene encoding cyprosin: MDSDFRVIAAAFFMLLLMAPAVFSLSSDRLVRVELRKRKVDPANRIAGSVKSIEGLGSRNDGLPGDFGHPDAAIVELKNYLDAQYYGEIGIGTPPQKFTVIFDTGSSNLWVPSAKCYFSVACLFHPKYKSSHSSTYKKNGKSAEIHYGTGSISGFFSQDNVKVGDLVVKEQDFIEATREPGVTFLAAKFDGILGLGFQEISVGNAVPVWYSMVNQGLVKEPVFSFWLNRNAEEGEGGELVFGGVDTNHFKGNHTYVPVSQKGYWQFDMGDVLVGGQSTEFCSGGCSAIADSGTSLLAGPTTVITQINHAIGASGVISQECKSVVSQYGKEILDLLLSEAQPLKICSQIGLCSSRGTHDRSMIIESVVDMNSGKSSSGLHDEMCTFCEMTVVWMQSQLSRNQTEDKIIDYINELCNRLPSPMGESAVDCNSLSSMPSVTFTLGDKTFDLSADQYVLKVGEGTAAQCISGFTALAPPRGPLWILGDVFMGKYHTVFDYGNMRVGFAEAA, translated from the exons ATGGATTCCGATTTCCGAGTGATTGCGGCTGCATTTTTCATGCTGCTGCTTATGGCTCCAGCGGTGTTTTCATTGTCAAGTGACCGACTGGTTAGAGTTGAATTGAGAAAGAGGAAAGTGGATCCTGCAAACCGTATTGCTGGAAGTGTAAAATCGATAGAAGGTCTTGGTTCGAGGAATGACGGTCTTCCTGGTGATTTTGGGCATCCAGATGCTGCTATTGTTGAACTGAAAAACTATTTGGATGCTCAGTATTATGGTGAGATTGGTATTGGTACCCCGCCTCAAAAATTTACAGTCATTTTCGACACCGGGAGTTCTAATCTGTGGGTGCCCTCTGCAAAGTGTTATTTTTCA GTCGCATGCCTTTTCCACCCCAAATACAAGTCTAGCCATTCAAGTACCTACAAGAAGAATG GAAAATCTGCTGAAATCCATTATGGAACTGGATCCATCTCTGGCTTCTTTAGCCAAGATAATGTCAAAGTTGGTGATCTTGTTGTTAAGGAACAG GATTTTATTGAGGCCACCAGAGAGCCAGGCGTCACATTCTTGGCAGCTAAGTTTGATGGCATCCTTGGACTTGGATTTCAAGAGATATCTGTTGGCAATGCAGTTCCTGTTTG gTACTCTATGGTTAATCAAGGTCTTGTTAAAGAACCAGTTTTCTCATTTTGGCTTAATCGCAATGCTGAAGAGGGTGAAGGGGGTGAACTTGTTTTTGGTGGGGTTGATACGAATCATTTCAAGGGCAACCACACATATGTTCCTGTGTCTCAGAAAGGATATTGGCAG TTTGATATGGGCGATGTCCTAGTTGGTGGTCAATCCACTG aattttgcTCTGGTGGTTGTTCAGCAATTGCTGATTCTGGAACCTCTTTGTTGGCTGGACCAACT ACTGTGATTACTCAAATTAATCATGCAATTGGAGCTTCAGGAGTCATAAGCCAAGAATGCAAGTCTGTCGTTTCCCAGTATGGGAAGGAAATTTTGGACTTGCTGTTGTCTGAG GCGCAACCTTTGAAAATTTGCTCACAGATTGGCTTGTGCTCTTCACGTGGTACTCATGATCGTAG TATGATAATTGAAAGTGTCGTGGACATGAACTCTGGAAAATCGTCAAGTGGCCTGCATGATGAGATGTGTACTTTCTGTGAGATGACTGTTGTCTGGATGCAAAGTCAGCTTAGTAGAAACCAGACGGAGGATAAAATTATCGATTACATTAACGAG CTCTGTAACCGACTTCCTAGTCCAATGGGGGAATCAGCTGTTGACTGCAACAGTCTCTCATCGATGCCTTCTGTTACTTTTACACTTGGTGATAAAACATTTGACCTCTCAGCAGATCAG TACGTCCTTAAAGTCGGTGAGGGTACAGCAGCTCAATGCATCAGTGGTTTTACAGCTCTAGCTCCTCCTCGTGGTCCTTTATG GATCTTGGGGGATGTTTTTATGGGTAAATACCACACAGTATTTGACTATGGGAACATGAGGGTGGGATTTGCTGAAGCAGCATGA
- the LOC108222655 gene encoding dirigent protein 22-like, translated as MASSKYLCLILVLATLALTDSKLQLGEPQETSITYYIQDYSYGPNATLIPITGVSSDGDWAFHRFGTIFCTDDPITEGLDASSTPVGRAQGIYVTSALDGSNTHVLISLVFTNEEYKGSTLEIQGASPQFERVREVSVVSGTGKFRFARGYATFETVYLDMAAAYSVIECNITMLHY; from the coding sequence ATGGCATCTTCTAAATATTTGTGCTTAATATTAGTTCTAGCCACTTTAGCACTAACTGATTCGAAGCTGCAACTCGGGGAGCCACAAGAAACCAGCATCACATACTACATTCAAGACTACTCTTATGGTCCTAACGCCACACTGATCCCGATCACCGGGGTCTCATCCGATGGAGACTGGGCATTCCATAGATTCGGTACCATATTCTGCACTGATGATCCGATAACTGAGGGCCTTGATGCTAGCTCAACACCCGTGGGACGAGCTCAAGGCATCTACGTGACCTCGGCTCTAGACGGGTCTAATACTCATGTTCTGATCTCACTTGTGTTCACTAATGAAGAGTACAAGGGCAGCACTTTGGAAATACAAGGAGCTAGTCCGCAGTTTGAAAGAGTTCGAGAGGTGTCTGTGGTGTCTGGTACTGGGAAGTTTCGGTTTGCTAGAGGCTATGCAACGTTTGAGACTGTTTATCTTGATATGGCAGCTGCATACTCGGTTATTGAGTGTAATATCACCATGTTACACTATTAG
- the LOC108222606 gene encoding uncharacterized protein LOC108222606, protein MMNLPDSLFPDFENSECAFTNGGATANGVRALDLSLASVDELLQLLGEPEHREKAISLLTRIKKQGSNKDLALQIWRSPNTIFFLLTEIISIYKSFTPEKLTMKESSRVCDVLVLFECLASHRQTKKEFLNVQIHCYLYPFLMTEERGRPFQYLRLMSLGVIGGLLKEIDDPIAKDSVHHLLQSGFFPMCLRSIEFGNDLSQSTASWIISRLLIQKQGLQYCYEPTTRMCAIMRVFKDAIEKMHDKPSATVLKNIIQCYLIVSETSRGCLLIKSFIPSILMSAPYINALRAHPASIKNLLEIFQRLAKGHETTTD, encoded by the exons ATGATGAACTTGCCGGACTCTCTTTTCCCGGATTTCGAGAATAGCGAATGTGCTTTTACTAACGGTGGTGCAACTGCTAATGGTGTTAGAGCACTTGATTTGTCTTTGGCTAGTGTTGACGAGTTGCTTCAATTGCTTGGTGAACCCGAGCACCGTGAAAAGGCCATCTCGCTTCTTACTCGAATCAAG AAGCAGGGATCCAATAAGGATTTGGCTCTCCAAATATGGCGTTCTCCGAatacaattttctttttgttaacG GAAATAATATCAATTTACAAGTCGTTTACTCCTGAAAAGCTTACAATGAAAGAATCAAGTAGAGTTTGTGATGTGCTTGTTTTGTTTGAG TGTCTAGCAAGTCATCGTCAAACAAAGAAGGAATTCCTCAATG TTCAGATACACTGTTATCTTTACCCTTTTTTGATGACTGAGGAAAGGGGAAGACCATTCCAATACCTAAGGTTAATGAGCTTGGGGGTGATAGGAGGTCTCTTGAAGGAG ATTGATGATCCTATTGCAAAGGATTCTGTTCATCATTTGCTTCAATCAGGATTTTTCCCTATGTGCCTACGTAGCATAGAGTTTGGTAACGACCTTTCGCAATCT ACTGCATCCTGGATTATTTCAAGGCTACTAATACAAAAACAAGGTCTACAATATTGCTACGAGCCTACAACTCGAATGTGTGCAATAATGCGGGTTTTCAAAGATGCTATTGAAAAGATGCATGATAAACCATCAGCAACCGTcctgaaaaatattattcaatgctATCTCATAGTGTCTGAGACATCAAG GGGTTGTCTCCTTATTAAAAGCTTCATTCCATCAATATTGATGAGTGCTCCATATATTAATGCCCTTCGT GCACATCCTGCAAGCATAAAAAATTTGCTAGAAATATTCCAAAGGCTGGCAAAAGGACATGAGACAACTACAGACTAG